The window ACAGCGCGTCGCTGTAGCTCCCGTTCAACTCCTCGCACGCGTCGTAGTTCCCGATGCGGATGCCTTCCGAGCAGTCGACCGTGATCTCACCCATCCGGCCGGCGAGCTGCCCGCGGACCGCGGCGAGGTCCCCGTTCTGGTCGGTCTCTTCCGGGTCGCGATGCCGAACCGCCGTCGTGTTGTTCTCGGCCTGGAGCGCCCCGACATGCGAGTCGAGGGCAGCGAACTCGCCGGCACCGGAACGTTCCGGAGTGCTCGCTCCAGCGGCGCTGACGGGTGGGACGATACTCGCAAGCGCGAGCGCGAGCACCAGCACGAGGACGACACGACGGCGCACGTTCGTCCCGACCGTGGCCCCAGGGCATCAAAGAGGCTCCGCCTCGGACTGGACCCCTCGCGAGACCCGGAGAGGGAAGCTTTCAACTCCTCCACCCCTTACCACGACGGTATGCACGCCACGCGCCGTGCCTGGGCGGTCGCCGCGACCGCACTCGTGCTGGCCGCACTCGCGGTGGCCTTCGAGCGGCCGCTCCTCCTGTTCGCCGGCGCGACCGTCGGCGCGTGGCTCCTCGCACACCAGTATCTCTTCACACACCGTGCCGCGACACTCGACGAACGCCTGACCGTCGAGCAGTCGCTCGCCCCGGAACGCGTCGCGACGGACGACCCGACGACCATCACCCTCTCGCTCTCGGTTCCCGACGGCAGCCCGCTCGATGTCAACGCCCGCGGGCGCCGTCCCGTCGCGGGTCGCGCGGTCGACGACGCCGACACGACGCTCGAACTCGGCCGCGGACAGACGGACGCCAGCACGACCTTCGGCGTCACCGTCCCGGTCGCCGGGGCCCACGCCGTCCCCCAGCCCACGCTCCACCTCGCGGACGGTCGTGGCCTCTTCCACGAGACCATCGAACGCGGTCCCACGCCTCGCCTCACCGTCGAGCCCCGCGCCCCCCGGAACGTCCACGTCGGTGCCGGTGGCGACTCCGCCGCGGCCGCCTACGGCGAACACGACGCTGGCCGCATCGGCTCCGGCCTCGAACCCGCGGAGGTCCGCAAGTACATCGCCGGCGACGAGGCCAAACGCATCGACTGGAAGGCGACCGCCCGGCTGAACGAGCCCCACGTCCGCGAGTTCGAGGCCGAGACCGACCGGACGACGGTCCTTCTCATCGACCAGCGGGCCGCGACCGGCCTCGGCCGCGACGGACAGCGCGTCCTCGACTACCTCCGCGAGGTGGCCATCGCCTATCTCGAGAGCGCCCGCGAACTGGACGACCCGCTGGGCTGCTACGCCGTCGGCGACGAGGGCATCACCGTCTCGGAGCCACCGAACGCCGATATCGACACCTACACGACCATCCGCGAGGCCCTGACCGACCTCGAACCGACCGAGGCGCCGAGCGGCCACGGCCGGGCCGACAGGCCGCGGAAGGAGGCCCGCACGCCGGCCACCGCCCGACG of the Haloglomus salinum genome contains:
- a CDS encoding DUF58 domain-containing protein, which gives rise to MHATRRAWAVAATALVLAALAVAFERPLLLFAGATVGAWLLAHQYLFTHRAATLDERLTVEQSLAPERVATDDPTTITLSLSVPDGSPLDVNARGRRPVAGRAVDDADTTLELGRGQTDASTTFGVTVPVAGAHAVPQPTLHLADGRGLFHETIERGPTPRLTVEPRAPRNVHVGAGGDSAAAAYGEHDAGRIGSGLEPAEVRKYIAGDEAKRIDWKATARLNEPHVREFEAETDRTTVLLIDQRAATGLGRDGQRVLDYLREVAIAYLESARELDDPLGCYAVGDEGITVSEPPNADIDTYTTIREALTDLEPTEAPSGHGRADRPRKEARTPATARRDAVRLADEETPFASTLRPFLETADPYVERVDANPLFAATRSRLTRLRGSTWTVILTDDRDRAELREAVKVARRGDDHVVVFVAPRVLYEPDAMSDLEAAYDRYLDFEEFRRSLAALDRVEAFEVAPGDRIGALLAQQQRRRQAPGESAGTSGGEPTAKMGPPRDGSDGGPTAPGPGDGR